The following is a genomic window from Planctomycetia bacterium.
TTCATCGTTGACCTCTCCCTGCGCATGCGCACGGAGTATCCCTACGCCCCGGATGCCCATGTCTTTCACCGTCCGCCGGGCGCCAAGTACGAACTACCCTACGAGGACGTTCCTGAGTGCAGGCGCTCCTTCCCGAAAACGCCGGTGGGTTATGGACGCGTCGAGTGTGTCATGAGCTACGACGCCCAAGGGTTTCGCAATCTCACGAACCCCGACACATGCGACATCATCACTTTGGGAGATTCCTTCACGGAAGGCTCACGCGTGTCGGACGGTGAGACATGGCCGGACATATTGGCCGCTCAATCCGGCCTGAGTGTCTACAATCTCGGCATGTCCGGCTACGGGGCGCCGGAGTACCTGGCAAGTCTCGAGTACTTCGGTATCTCGAAGAAGCCCAGGCTTGTCATTTGCATGTTGTACGAAGGCAACGATTTCCGGTCTGACAATCTCGAACCGCACGCCGGCGTCACGGCCAAGCAGATACTTGCGACCAGCCCGATCATTGTGGCGATCAATAACTTTCTCTGTCAACAATTGGGGGCAATCGGCGCCACGCGCGAGCTGCCGGGCATGGAGCCGCTTGCGTGGCTCCCGCTTACGATCCCCAGCACGCCGGAAGGGAGGCATTACGCCTTTCCCGCAAAACAGCTCACCGAGCTTTACATCACGCCTGAAAAGCTGGAAAACGAAGGCGCCTGGTTCGTCATCACGTCCAAGCTCAAGGAGATGAAAAAGCTTTGCAATGCCGGCGGTGCGACCCTCGCGGTCGCCTATGCGCCGAACAAGGCGCACGTCCTGTTCCCGCTCGTTGCCGACCGGTTGGATGCCGCCAACGTGCGCCGGTACATGGAGTTCAAAAAGCGCGTGCTCAAGGCCCCCGAGGGCAAGGACTTCATGCCCAGCATCCTGGTAAGTCTCGACAATCACGAGAAACATGTCCGCGAGTGGTGCGAACGGCGCGATGTGCTGTTCATCAGTTTGACCAAGCCCATGCGCGACGCCGTCGCCGCCGGCACGCAAACCTACTACACCTATGATCAGCACTGGTCTCCCGCCGGGCACGTCGCCGCTGCGAACTGCGTCATTGAGGCGCTGCGCAAGGAGCCCGTCCTTGCCGCGCTGTTCGAAAGCCCCGCCCGTGCTCAGTCATCGAAAATGGCGCAGGGCTCTTCCGAAGGCCCTTAGGCATCCCACGTCACATGCGGCTGCGGTCTTTCACGCGAATGACCAGCCGAAGGCCGGACCATGTCTCGTCGATGGCGCAGACTTTGTTGTCTACAAGTCCGGCGGCCAGGCCTAAGGCGCGCACCGTGTCCTCGGTCACATCGGTTTTCACGCCGGATGCCTTCTTGGGCCAGGCAATCCAGAGACCCGCGGCGGGCTCCATGTTCGACTTGAGTCGCGGCAGTGCTTTTTGAAGCAGGGCGGCGCTCTTGGTGAAGAAGACGATCACGGAGAACCGGCCGCTGCGGGGCCTGCGCGAGATCGTTAGCGTCTTTGAATGGGGGCCGATCAGGTCCAGGAAATCCGATGGTTCGCCGTAGAGTGCGACGCAGTGGCCCTCTTTCATTCCGAGCTTCTTGTGAAGCGGTGTTCCCGAGTAGCGTGCCATCGCGTGGCCTCCGAATGTGATGGAGCCGCTCCGTGGGGAGGTCCGCGTGGCAGCGTAGACATTCGGACGTTGGATGAAAAGGGCGTGGGTACCGAGGGATTCGCGCGCTTGCCATTGAGGCCGGGCGAGGCCTCCCTGATTTCGCGGCCGTCCGATCGGCGCAGGGACATTTTCGCGGAGGATTTCCGCCGCAATCATGCGGCCCATGGGGCGATCGGCTCGTCGGAAAAGGCCGCGATTATTGATCGGTTCTTGCAACATTACCGGGGCTGGACAAGAGCCGGAATATGGGCTTTACTTGATAGGCTCTCGCGAACGGCTAAACTGTAAGCGAGACAGGTCCCCGATAGCTCAATGGTAGAGCGAGCGGCTGTTAACCGCTAGGTTGTAGGTTCGAGTCCTACTCGGGGAGGTTTACCCATTTGCTATAGCGCAGATCGTTCCTGGGTTAACAATTCTCTTGGCCTTGGGTCGCGTTCACTGGGTTCTAAGTCTTGATGAAACGCCGGTTAAGGACGATTACGCTTGCAACCCCGGATTCCTCTCTCGTCAGCGAGTGTCAATTCATGCCACTAGAGAGAGGAGGAATCGAGCCCAACTTACGCGATTCCTCTCTCTTTGGGCCGATTCGGAGCCCATTCCGGTTAACTGCCGTTTCGTCAATTGGCATTGGTCGGCGTGCCTATTTGTCCGATGACGTGAACAATGGCTAGTCGCACCCTGGCAGAGGTTACACCGGGCGTACTTCTGTGGGCCCGAGAGACTCTCGGACTCAACAGTGACACAGCGGCTCGGTCGATCGGTGTCAAGCCAACAACACTTCAATCTTGGGAAGGCGGCGACAATCAGCCCAGCATTCCCCAGTTGCGCAAGCTGGCCACGGTCTACAAGCGGCCGATCGCGATCTTCTTTCTGCCCACGCCACCAGAAGATAGACGCCCGCCCCGAGACTTTCGGCGCTTGCCAGAGGGCCCGTCGGCGACGCTCTCCCCCAGCCTGCGACTGGAGATTCGAAAGGCCGAGTTGAGACAGTCGGCGGCGACCGAATTGGTATCCGAGGAATCCCCCATCGCCCGTCTCCTCGGTTCAGCCTCGTTGTCGGCTGATGTCGACGAATTGACAGGCCAGATGCGCCGGGAACTTGGCATCAGCTTGAAGTCGCAGATTGCATGGCGCGATCCCTATGTGGCATTGCGGCAATGGACCGATGCGATCGAATCGTCAGGCTGCCTGGTGTTCCAAGCATCCAAGGTCGAAGTCTCCGAGATGCGCGGCATCTCACTGTATGACGCACATGTCCCGGCCATCCTTCTGAATGCCGCCGACTCGCCGCGCGGTCGAATCTTCTCACTCGGCCATGAATTGGGCCACCTCCTGCTGGGCGCGGCAGGCCTATGTGATTTGGACGAGTTCGAATTGCGGAACTCAGAGGCGGCACGCATCGAGGTCTTCTGCAACCGATTCTCGGCAGCATTGCTCGTTCCCAAGTCCGCCATTCTGGATCATCCGATCGTCGCCGCTCACTTTGACCCAGACGAGTGGTCCGACGAGGACCTGTTAGCGCTGGCCCGACACTTTTCAGTCAGCACCGAAGTGATTGCTCGGCGGCTCGTCACCCTAGACCAGGCAAGCCAGTCATTCTATGTGGCCCGAAGAGATGGGTTCCTGAAGGATGCCGTCGCGTACCGGGAAGGCCTACGCAAGTCCAAGGGTGGGCCTCCACTTGCCCGCCGGGTCCTGGCATCGGGCGGCCATCGCTTTACTCGGATTGTCATTTCGGCTTACCACGACGAGGCCATTACCGGGAGTGATGTGGCCGAGTACCTCGGCATCAAGCTCGACTACCTGCCGCGCATCGAAAAGGAACTGGAGGGCGCGCCGACTCGGCGCTTGGGCAGGCCATGACCTATAGTCTGGATACCAGTGCCTTTCTGGATGCGTGGGAGCGCAACTATCCCATCGATGTCTTTCCCAGCTTGTGGGAGCAAATGGATGGCTTTGCGAAGGGTGGCGTTCTCATCAGTGTCGAGGAAGTCTATCAAGAGATGAAGAAGAAGGCGGACGGCGTCGTCCGCTGGGCCAAGAATCACCGAGACATCTTTCTGCCGCTGTCGCCACCGATCCAATCCCGGCTTCGAG
Proteins encoded in this region:
- a CDS encoding DUF3052 domain-containing protein gives rise to the protein MARYSGTPLHKKLGMKEGHCVALYGEPSDFLDLIGPHSKTLTISRRPRSGRFSVIVFFTKSAALLQKALPRLKSNMEPAAGLWIAWPKKASGVKTDVTEDTVRALGLAAGLVDNKVCAIDETWSGLRLVIRVKDRSRM
- a CDS encoding ImmA/IrrE family metallo-endopeptidase translates to MASRTLAEVTPGVLLWARETLGLNSDTAARSIGVKPTTLQSWEGGDNQPSIPQLRKLATVYKRPIAIFFLPTPPEDRRPPRDFRRLPEGPSATLSPSLRLEIRKAELRQSAATELVSEESPIARLLGSASLSADVDELTGQMRRELGISLKSQIAWRDPYVALRQWTDAIESSGCLVFQASKVEVSEMRGISLYDAHVPAILLNAADSPRGRIFSLGHELGHLLLGAAGLCDLDEFELRNSEAARIEVFCNRFSAALLVPKSAILDHPIVAAHFDPDEWSDEDLLALARHFSVSTEVIARRLVTLDQASQSFYVARRDGFLKDAVAYREGLRKSKGGPPLARRVLASGGHRFTRIVISAYHDEAITGSDVAEYLGIKLDYLPRIEKELEGAPTRRLGRP
- a CDS encoding DUF4411 family protein, with the protein product MTYSLDTSAFLDAWERNYPIDVFPSLWEQMDGFAKGGVLISVEEVYQEMKKKADGVVRWAKNHRDIFLPLSPPIQSRLREIMKAFPKVVDPRRSRSGADPILVAAAMVQGSVVVTGEKGTGKKDKPRIPDVCGHFKVRCIPTLDMLRELKVKI